ACCGCAGGCGCGCCCCCGGGCGAGCCGCTGCAACAGGCATGGGACGCACGCGTGGCCACCGCGCGGCGCGAAACGGAAGCCGCGGCGGCCCTGCACGCGCTGACCAAGGTGCCCGAAGCCACCGTGCCGCGCATGGTACCGGCCCTCGTCGCGCTGCTGGATCGTGCCCGCGGCGACGATGCAGCGTTCGCCCTGACGTCGCTGAGCATGGCCGGCGACCTGCCCCTGGTCGTCGCACGGCTGGACGCCACGGCCGAGCTGCAGAAGCGTCTCAACGACGCTTATATCCGCTATGTCACCGATCACCTCGCGGCGACGCGTTGCGAATCCAGCACGAAGGGCGAGCACTGGCTGCTCGAGCAACGTTTCATGGCCGGGGTGGAAGGCACGCCGGATGCGGACACCACGGTTCCCGCACCGGATGCGCACGATCATGACGCCAGCGAACTGCGCAAGGCGGGTTTTGCCGTGCGCCAGGCGCTCGTTTCGACGGACGGCACCCCGCCCGTAAGCGCCGCGGCGACGGAGGCGGCTGTCGTGGCGCTGCTGGACCGCAGCGAGACGGCGCTCGCCCAGGCCGACGACCACGATGCCGAAGCACGCATGCCGCGCACCGTGCTGCACGAACTGGCGCCGGTACTGGAATCGATGCCTGCGGGTGCGTTACGCGACCGCGCCTTCGGGCTCGTGCGAAAGGCCATCGTCAGCCGCGCCATCGAACAGGACGACGACCTTTGGTGGGGCGACACCCTGGGCCTCCTTCGCGGCATGGGCGCGTGGCCCGACGGTGCCCAGCGCCTCGCCAGCCTCGCGCGCGATCCGGACCCGCGGCTCTCCCTCTATGCGCAGCTGGGGGCGGCGGGCCTGCTTGCGGAGTGATCGCAAGAACCATGCCGACATCCGCAATTTCGTAAGGAGCGCGAAAGCGACGACGCCATATCGTGATCCCGCTCACGGAGAAGGCGTTACTTCTCCTCAACGGGAAGGTATTACATGTCTGGCTTGCTGGGATGCTGGAAGTCGCTCGGGTCGTCCGCACAAGACGCCGACGGCATCCTCGCAAGGATGCATGCCGGTGCGTCGACCACGCGGGAACCGCAGGCCCTGTCACGTTGCGGGTCGCTGTCCCTGTCGTCGTTCTCGTCGTCCCGCCGGGCCGACGGGGGCACGCTGCGCTCCCCCAGTGGACGGTACGTGTTCACCCTTTCCGGCGATATCTACGGCAGGCGCGGGCACCCGGCCGATGGTAGCGTGGTGCCCTATCGCTGCCGCCTGAAGACCTTCGCCGAGGCACTGGATCGCCTTGGCATCATCGATGCCGTGCGGAGCATGGACGCCGGCGGTGTCGGTTGCCTGTGGGATGAAGACGAACGCTGCCTGTGGCTGTTCCGCGATCGCGCCGGCGAGCGAAGCCTCTACTACCGGCCCGGCCTGGGGAAGTTCACGGTGTCGTCCTGCCTGCGCTCCATCGCCGACTGCCCCGGCGACATGGCGACGATTTCACCGGATGCGGTATGCGCTTATCTGCGTTTCGGCTACGTTCCCGCGCCGTTGTCCATCTACCGTGACGTCTACAAACTCGAGCCGGGTACGCTGAAACGGTTCGAGCCGACCGGTGCGCCGGGGCATGCGTATCTGGCGCAGGTCGACGAGATCCCCTACTGGGATACGCGAGAGCACATCGCCCGCTCCGAGCAGGAAGGCCGGCAGCTCACCTTCGACGAAAGCGTCGATGCCACCCACCGCGCCATCGACCAGTCCGTCGCGCGGCGGTCGTTCGGGGCAGGCACGTTCCTGTCTGGCGGCGTGGATTCCAGCATCGTCACCGCTGTCCTGCAATCGCACAGCGCCACGCCGGTGGACACCTTCACGGTGGGCTTCGACGACCCCGGCCACGACGAGAGCGCGTGGGCGGCCAAGGTCGTGACCGCACTGGGCGTGCGCAACACGCATGCCACGCTGGCGGGGCACCAGGTACTGGACCTGATGGGCAAGGTGCCCGCGGCGTTCTGCGAACCCTTCGCCGATTCCTCGCAGATTCCGTCCCTGCTGGCCTGCCAACTCGCGTCGTCCGAGGTCGGTGCGGTGCTGACAGGCGACGGTGGCGACGAGTTGTTCTTCGGTCACTCGTCCTACAGCCGCGCCATGCGCAACGCGCGGCTGGCGCAACGCATACCGGGTCCGCTACGGCGTGCCGCCGGGCGGTATACCTCGGCGCGCGGCGAACGCTCGCGGCTGGGTGGCGTGCCGGCGGTCATCGCCGAAGCGTCGCTGTCCACGCTGGAGCAGTGCTACATGCAGCGCGTGTCGAAATGGCGCCATCCCGAGCAGGTCGTGCGCAACAGCACGGAGCCCGGCACCGTGTTCACCGATCCCGTCCGGCAGTTCGTCGGCGGCAGCGACATGCAGCGGGTGATGTACCTCGACCTGAAGATGGACCTCGCCGAAGGGCTGATGACCAAGGTGGACCGCTGTGCGGCCGCCTACGGCATCGTCGCGCGCCACCCCTTCCTGGATGCGGACGTGATGCAGGCGGCGTGGCGCATCCCGGCCCAGCACCTCTTCGCCGGCGGCGAACACAAGGCCGTGCTCAAGGCGGTGCTGGAAAAGTACCTGCCGCGCGAGCTGGTCTACCGCCCGAAGGTGGGCTTCGGTGCACCTGTCTCGCGGTGGCTGCGCGGCCCCCTGCGCGACTGGGCGGAACATCATCTCGATCCGGTGACACTGGAAAGCCAGGGCATCTTCGATGCGGGAAAGGTCACCGCGCTGTGGCGCGACTTCCAGTCCGGCTGCAACAAATGGCACACCCACCTGTGGCCGATCCTGATGTTCCAGGCCTGGATGACGACCCGGCTCAGCTGAACAGGCGCACCGCCACGATGATCCCCAGGACCAGCAGGACCATCAGCACGCCGTAGATCGCCCAGAAGATGCCCTTGGGCGCGTCCTCGATCATGCCGGTCTGCTGCCAGCGGGCGATGCGCGACATCTGCCCCTGCAGGTACCAGGTGGTGAAGAAGAACAGGGTGACCCCGCCGATGTCCATGGGCAGGTCGCGCTCGGCGCCGAAGCGCTTCAGCGATGCCGACATGGAGTAGTAGCCCATGTAGATGAAGACCACGTCGACCACCTGCAACAGCAATGCGATCGGCGAGCGGTCGCCGATGACACCGGCGGCGAACCCGCACGCCAGCGCGATGATGAAGTAGACGGTGACCTTGCTGCGCGGATCGATCTTCTTCACCCACACCGACTGCACGAACATCCACACCAGCGCGAAGATGCCCAGCGTGACGACGGTCAGCACCGCGACCCAGCCCCAGTGGAGGTTCGGTGCGATCGGGTCGGCGTTGCGGGATGGGGCCGTCGCCACGGTAGTGGCGCGGGGCGTCAGGCCCGGCGGCGGCACTTCCAGCGAGGGCGGTTCGGCATAGGCGGCGTCAAGTGCGGGATGCTCGCGCAGGAAGGTGTCCAGCGGCAGCCACTCGCTCATGCCCTCGCGCCAGCACAGCGCGGCACTGTCGAGCGTGCCCTGCCGGTGCCAGCGCCGGACGGTGTCCATCGCGTACGGTCCGAAACGCTGGCCATTCAGGCCAAGCCAGATCTGTGCGTCTTCCAATGCGTTCCCCTAGCCCGTGTGATGCGTCACACCGCGCTGACATCATACAGAGGCGCCCGGCAAAAAAGCGCTGCCGGGCCAGTCTGGACCGGCCATCCGGCCAGGGTCCATGGCCTGGCGGGCGAAATCTTTCGGGATCAATCGATCTAATCGGCTCATGACCGATTCATCTGCGGGGGTTTAAATTTACTCTCAAGGTTGCCGAGAGGCACCGGTCCCACGCATATCTGGCAGTTCCCCTGCTGCCTTTGCATCGATGGATGTCCCTGAGCCCGCGGTCCCCTCCGCGGGCTTTTTAATGGGCGCTCGCCATGACCGGGGCCTGCTCGCCTTAAGCCGAAGTCGAAGCAATCGTGGCTCGGATGGCGCGGCGACGAGGCGCTGGGTGGTCACACTCTGCGCTCGAGCAGCGGCCGCAAGCGGCCGAACTCGCTCAGAGCGTAACCACCCAGCACCTCCGCGACCGCAGAGGCAATCATGGGTGGCGAGCACAGCGGTGACGACCTTGGATGCGTCACGCTGGCCCTGCCGACCGGTGCAAAACCACTCGGTGCCAAGTCGCGGGCTTTGCTCTCCCGACCCGCAACCTCAGTGGTCAGAGAGGTGTCGGGTGGTCATCCTCTGAGCGAGTTCGGCCGCTTGCGGCCGCTGCTCGAGCGCAGAGGGTGATCACCCGGCGCCTCCTTCCGGCGCCATGCCATCCCCCGCGTCATGCAAGCGACAGCCGCCCCGGATTCGGCTTCGGGACGGGCCCCGGTTACGCGCGAAGGGCATTATGTGAGGTCAGGCATGCCCAACAGCGAGAGCGCGTTGGGTACCGCCTCGCCTCGCGCGGTGTTGTCGAAAATGCACCAGACGTCTTTACCACTGTGACGGGCCTGCTCCATCCGCTGAGCGATGCTCCGGATGAAGGGCTCGTCGTAGGCGGAGTAATAAACCTGCGGCGTACCGTGCAGTCGTATGTATGACAGGCGCCCATCGTCGTGCGGTTCGGCATCCACCACCGGCGACGGGTGCGCCCATACGCATGAGGCGCCCGCCTCGTCGAAAACGGCGGCACCCCGATCGGTGAACCATGACGCATGGCGCGGTTCGCACGCCACCGGCACGCGTGTCGCTCGACGCAGGGCCGCGAAGAAGCCCGTGGCTGTTTTCACGTCCAGTGCAAGACTGGGCGGAAGCTGGACGAGGAGGCAGCCGAGGTGGCTTCCCAGCCCGCCGGCCTGCTGGAGAAACGCTTCGAGGGGCTCTTCGATCGCCTGCAATCGCCGCTCGTGCGTGATCGTGCGGGGCATTTTTACGCTGAAGCGGAAGGCCTCAGGCACGCTCTCTGCCCAGCGGCGGTAGGTTTTTTCCTGGTGCGGGCGATAGAACGACGAGTTGATCTCGACGCAGGGAAACACCTTCGCGTAACGCTCGAGGTGGCTGCCGTCCCCGGGAAAAGCCGATGCGACTTTCGAGGAAAGGGACCAGCCGGCGCATCCCACGCGCACGGCGGCTTCCCGATCGTCATGATGCTCCCGCCATGCCGGCGCGTCGGTGTCGCGGGTTGTGTCGTCGTGGTTATCCTTTCGTTTCACGGCCTGCCTGCGACGTGGGCGTCCGGTCGCCTGACCGGCATCGCCCGAATGACATCACTGGACAAGCCACTGGAACGTGAAGTCGCCGCCGACGGCAGTCCCGTGGCCCGACCGGACGTCAACGCCCCAGCGCAGGGTCCGACACGGACGGGCGCCCGTCCTCCCGATGGCCCGCGAACCGTCGAAGGAACAGCGGGTCGGCGTCGCTGGTGGCGGTCAGGTCGTACCAATGGTCGCAGCCGCCGATGTCCCAGTGGCTCTCCACGCGCTGGCCCGGCAGCAACCAGTACCGTCGGGGCACTTCGTCCAGATAGTCGTTGGGCGCGATGGTGACTGCACAGGGGCGGCCGCCGTCGTTGCTGACGACCAAGTGCAGCTCGCCGGCACGTCGGCCGCGGACCAGCGTGACCTCGGGCAGTGCGATGCCAGGGTGGTCGTTGCCCTTGTCGGGCTGCTTGCCGCTGAACTGGCGGAGGAAGCCGTTGGGTCCATGCACTACGAGGTCATAGGCATCGCCGCTGTACGCGCTGGTCCAGTGATCGGACAGTTTCTTGCCGGCTTCCACGGTGTAGGTCCACGGCCCGTCCTTGCGCAGCGACGAGGTGACATGGAAGCACGCGCCCATCGCGCCACGGTTGCCGAAGTCGAGGAGGTAGCGCCCCTGTTCGCGATCGACGCGCCCGGTCACCTCGAGATCGTAGGCCAGCGCACGCGCCGGGCGCTGGCCGCGTTCCTGCCGCGGCAGCCGCTGTTCGCCGGGCGGCACCGGATGGTAGTCGGCATGGGTGGCCTGATCGGGCTCGTAGGCCTTGGTCGGGGGCAGCGACGGCACGCGGCCATCGTGGCCATCGAAGTCGAAGGCACGCGTCAGGTCGCCGCACACAACACGGCGCCATGCCGAGATATTGGGCTCGGCCACGCCGAACCGCTGCTCGAGGAAACGCAGGATCGACGTGTGGTCGTAGGTCTCGGAGCACACCCAGCCGCCCTTGCTCCACGGCGAAATGACCAGCATCGGCACGCGTACGCCGAGGCCATACACGCCGGGATCGAAACCCTTGCCCCCGGGATACACCTCGTTGTCCGCATTCACGGTGGACAGGCCACGGTCGCGCGAGGTCGGCGGATAAGCGGGCACCATGTGGTCGAAGAAGCCGTCGTTCTCGTCGTAGGTGATGAACAGCGCCGTCTTGCTCCACACCTCGGGATTGGACGTCAAGGCGTCCAGCACGCCATCGATGTACCAGGCGCCGTAGTTGGCCGGCCAGCTTGGGTGCTCGGTATAGGCTTCCGGCGCGGCGATCCAGGACACCTGCGGCAGCGTGTCGGCCATGACGTCCTTGCGCAGGATGTCGAACAGCGACTGGCCGGTGGTGGTCTGTGTCCCGGTGCGGGCCTTGTCGTAGAGCGGGTTGCCCGGCTCCGCGTCACGGAACCGGTTGAAATACAGCAGCGAGTTGTCGCCGTAGTTGCCGATGTACGGATTCTTGCCCCAACCCCACTTGCCCGCCGCGTCCAGTCCGGTGCCGATGTCCTGGTAGATTTTCCAGGAAACCCCCGCCGCCTCGAGGCGTTCCGGGTAGGTGGTCCAGCCGTAGCCCTTCTCGTCGTTGGCCAGGACGGGGCCGCCCCCCTGCC
This DNA window, taken from Luteibacter sp. 9135, encodes the following:
- a CDS encoding asparagine synthetase B family protein, whose amino-acid sequence is MSGLLGCWKSLGSSAQDADGILARMHAGASTTREPQALSRCGSLSLSSFSSSRRADGGTLRSPSGRYVFTLSGDIYGRRGHPADGSVVPYRCRLKTFAEALDRLGIIDAVRSMDAGGVGCLWDEDERCLWLFRDRAGERSLYYRPGLGKFTVSSCLRSIADCPGDMATISPDAVCAYLRFGYVPAPLSIYRDVYKLEPGTLKRFEPTGAPGHAYLAQVDEIPYWDTREHIARSEQEGRQLTFDESVDATHRAIDQSVARRSFGAGTFLSGGVDSSIVTAVLQSHSATPVDTFTVGFDDPGHDESAWAAKVVTALGVRNTHATLAGHQVLDLMGKVPAAFCEPFADSSQIPSLLACQLASSEVGAVLTGDGGDELFFGHSSYSRAMRNARLAQRIPGPLRRAAGRYTSARGERSRLGGVPAVIAEASLSTLEQCYMQRVSKWRHPEQVVRNSTEPGTVFTDPVRQFVGGSDMQRVMYLDLKMDLAEGLMTKVDRCAAAYGIVARHPFLDADVMQAAWRIPAQHLFAGGEHKAVLKAVLEKYLPRELVYRPKVGFGAPVSRWLRGPLRDWAEHHLDPVTLESQGIFDAGKVTALWRDFQSGCNKWHTHLWPILMFQAWMTTRLS
- a CDS encoding DUF4339 domain-containing protein, producing the protein MEDAQIWLGLNGQRFGPYAMDTVRRWHRQGTLDSAALCWREGMSEWLPLDTFLREHPALDAAYAEPPSLEVPPPGLTPRATTVATAPSRNADPIAPNLHWGWVAVLTVVTLGIFALVWMFVQSVWVKKIDPRSKVTVYFIIALACGFAAGVIGDRSPIALLLQVVDVVFIYMGYYSMSASLKRFGAERDLPMDIGGVTLFFFTTWYLQGQMSRIARWQQTGMIEDAPKGIFWAIYGVLMVLLVLGIIVAVRLFS
- a CDS encoding DUF72 domain-containing protein: MKRKDNHDDTTRDTDAPAWREHHDDREAAVRVGCAGWSLSSKVASAFPGDGSHLERYAKVFPCVEINSSFYRPHQEKTYRRWAESVPEAFRFSVKMPRTITHERRLQAIEEPLEAFLQQAGGLGSHLGCLLVQLPPSLALDVKTATGFFAALRRATRVPVACEPRHASWFTDRGAAVFDEAGASCVWAHPSPVVDAEPHDDGRLSYIRLHGTPQVYYSAYDEPFIRSIAQRMEQARHSGKDVWCIFDNTARGEAVPNALSLLGMPDLT
- a CDS encoding phosphocholine-specific phospholipase C produces the protein MTDRRHFLKLSLGAASAALAATALPMSIQKALAVPAARRTGTLKDIEHVVILMQENRSFDHYFGSLRGVRGFGDPRTTTLASGRTVWHQPLTAGSDDYVLPFRPQADNLGLQFIEDLPHGWNDTHAAFNAGRYDQWVPSKGTTTMAYLTREDIPFHYALADAFTLCDAYHCSLLSSTDPNRYYMWTGYVGNDGQGGGPVLANDEKGYGWTTYPERLEAAGVSWKIYQDIGTGLDAAGKWGWGKNPYIGNYGDNSLLYFNRFRDAEPGNPLYDKARTGTQTTTGQSLFDILRKDVMADTLPQVSWIAAPEAYTEHPSWPANYGAWYIDGVLDALTSNPEVWSKTALFITYDENDGFFDHMVPAYPPTSRDRGLSTVNADNEVYPGGKGFDPGVYGLGVRVPMLVISPWSKGGWVCSETYDHTSILRFLEQRFGVAEPNISAWRRVVCGDLTRAFDFDGHDGRVPSLPPTKAYEPDQATHADYHPVPPGEQRLPRQERGQRPARALAYDLEVTGRVDREQGRYLLDFGNRGAMGACFHVTSSLRKDGPWTYTVEAGKKLSDHWTSAYSGDAYDLVVHGPNGFLRQFSGKQPDKGNDHPGIALPEVTLVRGRRAGELHLVVSNDGGRPCAVTIAPNDYLDEVPRRYWLLPGQRVESHWDIGGCDHWYDLTATSDADPLFLRRFAGHREDGRPSVSDPALGR